From one bacterium genomic stretch:
- a CDS encoding redoxin domain-containing protein, whose amino-acid sequence MNVEQTELKPGTLIPDFHLVSAGGGCVHPSGYHDRKNLVLLFAGNLVDDELTRRFLLDLARHYPELVQENAEVLAVIRGSEQDAGQIKDKAGFPFPVLADTEGKAHLAAGASIAPGGRPYPAVFITDRFNEISAIYRTSQGEPLPTIREILSHLLFIETQCPE is encoded by the coding sequence ATGAACGTTGAGCAAACCGAACTCAAACCGGGCACCCTTATACCTGATTTTCATCTGGTCTCTGCCGGGGGAGGGTGTGTTCACCCTTCAGGTTACCACGACCGGAAAAATCTGGTCCTGCTCTTTGCCGGAAACCTGGTGGATGACGAACTGACACGTCGGTTTCTGCTTGATCTGGCCCGACACTACCCTGAGCTTGTGCAGGAAAATGCCGAAGTGCTGGCCGTGATCCGGGGTTCGGAGCAGGATGCCGGCCAGATCAAGGATAAAGCCGGATTTCCCTTTCCGGTACTGGCTGATACGGAGGGGAAAGCACATCTGGCTGCCGGTGCTTCGATCGCGCCAGGTGGAAGGCCATATCCGGCAGTCTTCATAACCGACCGCTTCAATGAAATTTCGGCAATCTACCGGACCAGCCAGGGAGAGCCACTTCCCACAATCAGGGAGATACTCAGCCATCTTCTCTTTATCGAGACCCAATGCCCTGAGTGA
- a CDS encoding NrpR regulatory domain-containing protein gives MEIKTDKNIIAILRALREASGPFGGTRIAKQIQSYGIHLSPRAVRYYLALTDKAGFTRNLGEKRGRMITPEGRKELNSAFVMGKIGLVASMIDELSYRMKFSLAKLSGNIVLNISTIQSQDFARALEHIIPVFHKGLGMGQFAVVRESGSQLGNFDIPQGTVAIGTVCSVTINGIFLNSGIPVLSRFGGLLEMRCGQPVRFTEIIAYDGSTLDPLEIFIRGRMTSVAQAANQGNGLIGASFREIPAAAIPEAERIRKKLIKAGLGGILMIGKPGQALLDIPVPEGKAAMIVVGGLNPLAACEENNLKTSNMAMGTLFDFKELSPISHLEQLYDERCTRIAE, from the coding sequence ATGGAAATAAAAACCGATAAAAACATCATCGCTATCCTGCGGGCGTTGCGGGAAGCATCAGGACCTTTTGGCGGAACAAGAATTGCCAAACAGATTCAATCATACGGTATCCATCTTTCTCCCCGGGCGGTGAGATACTATCTTGCCCTTACCGATAAGGCCGGATTTACCCGGAACCTGGGTGAAAAGCGTGGCCGGATGATCACTCCTGAAGGCAGAAAAGAACTGAACAGCGCTTTTGTCATGGGTAAGATTGGCCTTGTCGCTTCCATGATCGATGAGCTGTCCTATAGGATGAAATTTTCCCTGGCCAAGCTCAGCGGGAATATCGTATTGAATATTTCCACCATCCAGTCGCAGGATTTTGCCAGGGCACTTGAGCATATCATCCCTGTTTTTCACAAAGGGCTTGGCATGGGCCAGTTCGCGGTTGTCAGGGAGTCAGGAAGTCAGCTCGGAAACTTTGATATTCCTCAAGGGACAGTAGCCATTGGTACGGTATGCAGCGTGACTATCAATGGGATATTTCTCAATTCGGGCATCCCGGTTTTGTCCCGCTTCGGAGGACTACTGGAGATGAGATGCGGCCAGCCGGTCAGATTCACCGAAATTATCGCCTATGACGGATCTACCCTCGATCCTCTGGAAATTTTCATCAGGGGGCGCATGACCAGCGTCGCTCAGGCTGCGAATCAGGGGAATGGCCTCATTGGTGCCAGTTTCCGCGAAATACCTGCCGCCGCCATTCCGGAAGCGGAAAGGATCAGGAAAAAGCTTATCAAGGCAGGACTGGGAGGGATCCTGATGATTGGAAAGCCTGGTCAGGCACTGCTCGACATCCCTGTTCCCGAAGGGAAGGCGGCCATGATCGTTGTCGGGGGATTGAATCCGCTTGCAGCCTGTGAAGAGAATAACCTGAAAACCAGTAACATGGCTATGGGGACCCTCTTCGATTTCAAGGAACTGTCGCCCATCAGTCACCTTGAACAACTGTACGATGAGCGTTGTACCAGGATAGCAGAGTAA
- a CDS encoding right-handed parallel beta-helix repeat-containing protein encodes MSTVWGRVCNPVTWLMKAAFGILASMKMLTAVMSMLALSEAVMIVNPPQALAAILRVPGNHRTIQDAIDAAAGGDVILVGMGRYYEHIDFSGKAITVTGADPNNPTVVAATIIDGSQKDRAVSFSSGEGRASVLRGITIQKAGAELSYGGIYCSGSSPTISNCLISENQGAGIYCSESSALIADCTISENGDGITCWRSSPEITRCLSSKNLCCGIYCGEGSSPTIANCRISENLSTGLSCVSSAVTVRDCTICGNNRLDGANGGGIRCLENASPTIAGCLIVNNSSGAGGGIYCDWDCSPAISNCLIAGNSAALAGGGILCSGNASPLIVNCLIARNSVVEGPGGGIHCDGAGTTFPYSPVLALPMPKITNCTITQNSASQPGGGISSFLSCPAITNCILWADLPNEVSGRSIIITYSDIQGGYSGRGNIRANPLFTDPGNSDWHLKSGSPCINAGTARNAPAQDNDGHPRDSHPDMGAFEHDLDHAQAPFRIFSRRDLRRKW; translated from the coding sequence ATGAGCACGGTGTGGGGAAGGGTTTGCAATCCGGTTACCTGGCTTATGAAAGCAGCATTCGGAATACTGGCATCGATGAAGATGCTGACGGCAGTAATGTCGATGCTTGCTCTGTCGGAGGCGGTAATGATCGTGAATCCTCCGCAGGCTCTGGCCGCCATATTGCGGGTGCCGGGTAATCACCGTACGATCCAGGATGCCATTGATGCTGCCGCTGGCGGCGATGTTATTCTGGTCGGCATGGGGCGCTACTATGAACATATTGATTTTTCAGGGAAAGCCATTACCGTAACCGGCGCTGACCCGAACAATCCCACGGTGGTGGCTGCCACGATTATTGACGGCAGTCAGAAAGACCGGGCGGTTTCTTTCAGCAGTGGAGAAGGAAGGGCTTCCGTGCTGCGCGGAATCACGATCCAAAAGGCAGGTGCCGAGCTTTCCTACGGCGGGATATACTGCTCCGGATCCTCTCCAACCATCAGTAATTGCCTGATAAGCGAAAATCAGGGAGCGGGTATTTACTGCTCTGAATCCTCAGCGCTTATCGCCGATTGCACGATCAGCGAAAATGGCGATGGCATTACCTGCTGGAGGTCATCGCCTGAGATTACCCGCTGCCTCAGCAGTAAAAACCTGTGCTGCGGGATATACTGCGGTGAAGGCTCTTCACCAACCATTGCCAATTGCCGCATCAGCGAAAACCTGAGTACCGGCTTAAGCTGCGTAAGCTCAGCGGTCACAGTTCGCGATTGTACTATCTGCGGCAATAACCGCCTCGATGGTGCAAACGGCGGGGGAATCCGCTGTCTGGAAAATGCCTCACCGACAATCGCCGGATGCCTGATCGTGAATAATTCATCGGGTGCAGGCGGCGGAATTTACTGCGACTGGGACTGTTCACCGGCCATCAGCAATTGCCTCATTGCCGGAAACTCGGCGGCTCTGGCAGGAGGTGGCATCCTGTGCAGCGGCAATGCCTCCCCGCTTATCGTCAATTGCCTCATTGCCCGCAATTCGGTTGTCGAGGGGCCTGGGGGCGGAATTCACTGCGATGGTGCCGGGACCACATTTCCCTATTCACCAGTTCTTGCTCTTCCGATGCCGAAAATCACGAATTGCACAATTACGCAAAATTCCGCGTCCCAGCCGGGTGGCGGAATATCCAGCTTCCTTTCCTGCCCGGCAATTACCAACTGCATCCTGTGGGCAGATCTTCCGAATGAAGTCTCCGGCAGGTCAATCATCATCACCTATTCCGATATTCAGGGCGGGTATTCCGGCCGGGGCAATATCAGGGCTAATCCCCTGTTTACCGATCCAGGGAACAGCGACTGGCACCTGAAATCCGGCTCTCCCTGTATCAATGCCGGAACAGCCCGCAACGCTCCTGCCCAGGATAATGATGGCCATCCCAGGGACAGCCATCCGGATATGGGTGCCTTTGAGCATGATCTGGATCATGCTCAAGCACCTTTCAGGATATTCTCTCGCCGGGACCTGCGCAGGAAGTGGTAA
- a CDS encoding NAD(P)/FAD-dependent oxidoreductase: MDEVRITIIGAGVIGLSIAAELSKSYTDIVVLEKNSGFGQETSSRNSEVIHAGLYYPPDSLKLKLCLEGADYLYETCQKAAIPYKRLGKLITAPEVSELEALEKLFKNAQSHGARDLKILTRKEIRRLEPYARGIAGIHSPHTGIIDTHSLMKYLARSAQSRGADLVYCSEVTVLQKESTGFIVGLKQDNYRFRSQAVINCAGLFADRIASLPGIDIDRQGYRLHFCKGDYFSYAKPSPISRLVYPLPHTHYLGVHATLDMGSRLRFGPDAEYSGEIDYTVQDEKAETFYQAARKIITNLEKEAIVPDMAGIRPKLQGPHDSFRDFIIKEESDLGFSGLINLIGIESPGLTSCLAIARMVAGLVAEIMNA, encoded by the coding sequence ATGGATGAGGTAAGGATAACCATAATCGGTGCAGGGGTAATTGGTTTGTCGATAGCTGCGGAACTGTCAAAGAGCTACACGGATATCGTGGTCCTGGAGAAAAACAGCGGCTTTGGCCAGGAAACGAGCAGCAGAAACAGTGAAGTGATTCATGCGGGATTGTATTATCCGCCTGATTCACTCAAATTAAAGCTCTGCCTGGAAGGTGCGGACTATCTCTATGAGACATGCCAGAAGGCTGCTATTCCGTATAAGCGACTGGGTAAATTAATCACAGCTCCAGAAGTCTCTGAATTGGAAGCCCTGGAAAAGCTGTTCAAAAATGCCCAATCCCACGGAGCCCGGGATTTAAAAATCCTCACCCGGAAAGAGATCCGCAGGCTGGAGCCGTATGCCAGGGGCATCGCCGGTATTCATTCACCCCATACCGGCATTATCGATACCCATTCCCTGATGAAATACCTGGCCAGATCGGCCCAATCGAGAGGCGCCGATCTGGTTTATTGCAGCGAAGTCACTGTCCTGCAGAAAGAGAGCACCGGATTCATCGTTGGCCTCAAGCAGGATAATTACCGATTCCGCTCACAAGCGGTCATCAACTGCGCAGGCTTGTTTGCCGATCGAATCGCCTCCCTGCCCGGCATCGATATCGACCGGCAGGGCTACCGGCTCCATTTTTGCAAGGGCGATTATTTTTCCTACGCCAAACCCTCTCCCATCAGCAGGCTGGTTTATCCTCTGCCCCATACTCACTACCTCGGCGTCCATGCCACGCTGGATATGGGCTCGCGCCTTCGCTTCGGTCCGGATGCGGAGTATTCAGGCGAAATTGATTATACGGTACAGGATGAGAAGGCGGAAACTTTCTATCAGGCAGCCCGGAAGATCATCACCAATCTGGAAAAAGAAGCCATCGTGCCCGATATGGCGGGGATCAGACCGAAGCTTCAAGGTCCCCATGACTCTTTCCGGGATTTTATCATCAAGGAGGAGTCTGACCTTGGCTTTTCCGGCCTCATCAACCTGATCGGAATTGAATCGCCGGGCCTGACCTCCTGCCTGGCTATTGCCAGGATGGTTGCGGGATTGGTGGCTGAAATCATGAATGCATAA